In Synergistes jonesii, the genomic stretch CCGGGGCGCAGGGCGCTCCGATATGCTGCGACATAGGGAAGACCAGCTCGCCCTTCGGGCGATAGGAGACGATGCTTTCGCTTACCGTCAGCTCTTTGTTCTGCGGCGGATGAATTCCGCCCCAGAAAGATGGAAGCTTCATAAGTCCTTCCTCCCTTACACGATTCAACATAAATGCCAAACCTCAATCGAGATGACTAATCCCGATGTACAAGACAATATTCTATCATCTACCAAGAAAAACGGCAGTATTTATTTAAAAAAAATATATTTCTTATATAGAAATATAAAAATACTTTGGATTTTTTGTGGAAATGACTGATAAATCGATGGGGGCTGAACGATATTGCAACTTCCCTAATATGGTGGGATCTGCACGGCGAAACTCGCTTCGAAAAGACGGCGAAGCCCCGCCGAGAAGGGGCGCGGGGCGTTAGCGGCGCGGATTAAAATCATAAAATCAGCACGAATGTGCCGATCGTGATAAGGGCGCCGCCGATCAGCGTCTTGAGCGACAGCGTTTCGTGCAGGACGACGAAGGCGAGCAGCATGCCGATGACGACGCTGGACTTGTCTATCGGTATGACCTTCGAGGCCTCGCCCATCTGCAATGCACGGAAGTAAAAGAGCCACGACGCGCCCGTCGCGAGGCCGGAGAGCACTAAAAACAGCCAGCTTTTCCCGCTTATGCAGCCGACGCCGCAGCCGGCTCCGCTGACGAAGACGACGACCCACGCCATCACCACGACGACGACAGTCCGCAGCGCGGTCGCCAGATTCGAGTCGACCCCCTCGAGGCCTATTTTCGCGAGGATGGAAGTAAAAGCGGCGAATAGCGCCGAAAAAAGAGCGTAAACGGCCCACATATTAAAGCCCCCTTTGCATGAAACGCCATCTGCATAATTATTATAGTTCGACCGGCGCGGAAAATAAACGCTGCAAGCGCCGTACGCCGAAGATATTTGCGCGGCGGCCGGCGCGCATATGGAAAGGCGCGGCCTGTGTCAGCCGCGCCTTCGTCTGCCGTTGGCTGTGATTTTATCCTTTATTTTTTC encodes the following:
- a CDS encoding EamA family transporter — its product is MWAVYALFSALFAAFTSILAKIGLEGVDSNLATALRTVVVVVMAWVVVFVSGAGCGVGCISGKSWLFLVLSGLATGASWLFYFRALQMGEASKVIPIDKSSVVIGMLLAFVVLHETLSLKTLIGGALITIGTFVLIL